AGCTATTACAATCACAATCGAACGTTATCCAGAACTGCAATTTAATGAAAACTACTTGCATATTCAACGGTCTATCAATGAAATTGAAGAGCAAATTCAAGCAGCCCGTCGCAACTATAACGGGCATGTAGGGAAATTCAATAAATCTATCGCCGTTTTTCCCGGGAACGTCATTGCTGGTTTCTTTCGCTTTACCCCGAGAGAAATGTTTGAAACGCCACAGGAAAAGCGGGAAAATGTGGATGTTAAAGCGTTATTTAATCGCTAAACTTATAAAAAAAAGCTGCGGGTCCAAGATATTGACCCGCAGCTTTTTGATATAAATGATGACTTATAAAACGAACCTTCAATCAGGCCATTAGCGCCCGTTATCTCCCTCCTAAATAGATTTTTGAGGCGGGCGTTTTTACGGACGGTTATCTGTGATAAAGCTATGCTTCAATCAGTGGGCGTTTTCCTTCATCCCCCACTGATTGTTCGTTTAACTTATGGGACCTTTAGGGACAGTTTATCCCCCTCCTAAACGTTTCGACCTTGTTAAGTTTTGAGGTGGGGTTTTACTGCCCCTTAAGAGTGGGATAAAGCGTGTGTAAAAAATCTTGCTTATTCGTGCATTTAATTAAATCTTTAATCATTTGAAAGTTATCTAATAGGTTGGCTAACCATTTATACATCTGCTGAAAATCCTCGTCACTGTTTTTTTCAATATTTAATAGGCAGATAAGTTGGACAGATTGTGCCCCCCATTTTATCGGTTTTTTTAACGTACAAAATGTTAAAAATGTCCGCTCAGTTTGGGGGTGAAGTGGATGTGGAATGGCTATAAGATTGCCGAACGAGGTAGGTGATACCTTCTCTCGGCTCATTAAGTCGTCATAATAGGTGTCGTTAACAACACCTTTAGTCATTAATTGCTTAGCTAAGAACATTAAAACCTCCTCTTTTGTTTCAGAAGAGTGATTAAGAAAAATAAAATCTTCATTAATAAAAGATTTGAATGAGACCTTGCTTTCGGCATTCTTCAAAACATGACTAATCCGATCAACATCGTGCTTTGTTGGAATAGCTGAGATGACCACAACAGGAATACCAATATTTTTTCGAATAGGTACGGTACTAACAATGAAATCTAGTGACTGTTTTTCTAGGTTGTGAAGGTGGTGATAGCCAGTTGTTCCGATAACCTCCAGTTTGCCATCGAAATGCGCTTGCAATTTATAGTATAAAAGTTTCGCGCTGCCTACCCCTGTGGCACAAACGATCATACATTTTTTGCGATGATTAGTTAGCTTCTTCCGTTCGATAGCTGCACCAATATGGAGGGCAATAAAACCAATTTCATTCTCATGAATATCGATGTTAAGCTCCTCTTTAAGTACAAGACTGGCAATAATTGCAGCTTCCATTGCTACAGGGTAGTGATTTTTTATTTCGTGTAGTAAAGGATTGCGCAAATTCATTCCATATTTATGCCTTGTAATAGCAGGGCGCAAGTGGGTACATAGGGCAACGATCAATTCCTGATCGAATAAACGTAAATGAAGTTTATCGTCTATTTTTTTTAGCATACACATGGTTAAGCGATAGATATCTTCAGCCATTATATCTTTTAGTTCACAAGATTTTATATCAGAAAAACTGCGCAAATTAGTGCCGAGTAGATGGAGGGCAATGTAAGCAATTTCTGATGTTGGGAAAGCGACATTAAGTTGTATTTCAAGTTTATGAAGAATAAGCTTTGCAATATGAAATTCTTGTTTTGTGAGAATATCGGTTAATCCGTGACTCTCCATATCCACATAATTTTTCTCTTTAATTCGTTTACATGCAATCGCAATATGAATAATGAGGTTTTTAATCGACACGTCTGATAGGTGAATATGGAAAGCTTGTAACTGACTATATACTGTCTGATGGATAATGTTGAGAATGTCATGTTCTAAAAGTGTGTCTGGAAAAGATGTGATATCTGGTTCAACCTCTCGTCTGTTCGTAATATAGTCAGACATGCAAAACCTAAGTTGGCGTTCTTCTCCTTGAAGGCGGAGGCCATGGCCAGGTTTATGGACTAGAGAGATGTGAAAACGATGCAATTCTTTTTTCAGCGCCTTTATATCATTTTTAATTGTCGATTCACTGATATGAAGAGCAGCAGCTAGTTCTTCTGATTTAATATAGTGGTCTGCTAATAGCAGCTTTATAATCATAAAACGTACCCGTTCGGCGGGAGTTTCAGGCGTAAATTTGGTATTCTTTGAAAGGAGGGTAACGAAATTTTTAAACGTCTTTTCGTGAATGACTTTAAGATGGTATCCTTGTCCTCGAATTGATTGGAGTGTCATCCCGTTTTCTGTAAGTGTAGGTTCCATCTCTTTTATGTCATTTCGCACAGTTCTTGATGTGACATGAATAATAGAGGCGATGTCATCACTACTGACAGGGCTGTCTGCTTTTAATAGCTCATTAAAAATGGCTTGTTTACGCTGAGTTAACATGTCTCCTCCCCTCTTTGAAGTGCGAAATTACGTGTGATGGTAGGAAGGTAACTCTCCCACTTACTAGCAGTTTAAGTGGGGGAGGGATAGTAATGTGTACGCGTTACCTTCCTGAAAAGCGTCAAAACTAAACGAGCTATTGATTATCGTGTTGGAAATGAGAGATTTTATTCATTTTATCATAGATTTCAATCATTTCTATCGCCATATCTTTGACTGTTATGGCATTCATCAAGTGATCTTGTGCATGCACCATAAGGAGTGTGATCATTGTTAAGTTGCCGTTTGTTTCTTCTTGGATGAGTGACGTCTGGATATGATGGGCTTCGTTTAGGGCATCGACACATGCATCAATTTTTTCCTTGGCAGAGGGGATGTCTCCTTTTCTAGCTGCTGCCAGTGCCTCCATAGCTAG
The Salipaludibacillus sp. LMS25 DNA segment above includes these coding regions:
- a CDS encoding transcription antiterminator, with amino-acid sequence MLTQRKQAIFNELLKADSPVSSDDIASIIHVTSRTVRNDIKEMEPTLTENGMTLQSIRGQGYHLKVIHEKTFKNFVTLLSKNTKFTPETPAERVRFMIIKLLLADHYIKSEELAAALHISESTIKNDIKALKKELHRFHISLVHKPGHGLRLQGEERQLRFCMSDYITNRREVEPDITSFPDTLLEHDILNIIHQTVYSQLQAFHIHLSDVSIKNLIIHIAIACKRIKEKNYVDMESHGLTDILTKQEFHIAKLILHKLEIQLNVAFPTSEIAYIALHLLGTNLRSFSDIKSCELKDIMAEDIYRLTMCMLKKIDDKLHLRLFDQELIVALCTHLRPAITRHKYGMNLRNPLLHEIKNHYPVAMEAAIIASLVLKEELNIDIHENEIGFIALHIGAAIERKKLTNHRKKCMIVCATGVGSAKLLYYKLQAHFDGKLEVIGTTGYHHLHNLEKQSLDFIVSTVPIRKNIGIPVVVISAIPTKHDVDRISHVLKNAESKVSFKSFINEDFIFLNHSSETKEEVLMFLAKQLMTKGVVNDTYYDDLMSREKVSPTSFGNLIAIPHPLHPQTERTFLTFCTLKKPIKWGAQSVQLICLLNIEKNSDEDFQQMYKWLANLLDNFQMIKDLIKCTNKQDFLHTLYPTLKGQ
- a CDS encoding PTS lactose/cellobiose transporter subunit IIA yields the protein MMENLESTIFQLILHGGDGKSLAMEALAAARKGDIPSAKEKIDACVDALNEAHHIQTSLIQEETNGNLTMITLLMVHAQDHLMNAITVKDMAIEMIEIYDKMNKISHFQHDNQ